Proteins encoded by one window of Arachis hypogaea cultivar Tifrunner chromosome 1, arahy.Tifrunner.gnm2.J5K5, whole genome shotgun sequence:
- the LOC112746766 gene encoding uncharacterized protein encodes MDMSKDWMDTPRHEKEYQVGVERFLHFAFSSKGVPQGEEIQCPCAKCCNIFWLKRDDIYDHLICHGFVKRYRRWFNHGESLFAMDIDSDIGSEYNCNDNIDELLRDRFRDNTQVDRQNMGPNECAKEFYKLVDEASQELYPGCKGFTRLSFTIRLYLLKCLHGWSNASFTSLLELLKEAMPYLNIPISFDKTKNMVKNLGLDYQKIDACRNDCMLYRNGYENDSSCHVCGISRYIEHHEEEDDVTSSRKPRKVAAKTLRHFPLIPRLQRLFMCTRTVEAMSWHHNERVKDGSLRHPANGQSWKAFDNRHEDFAKEPRNVRLGLASDGFNPFRTLSSTHSTWPVVLMVYNLPPWMSMKPDYFMLSLLIPRPQSPGNDIDIYLQPLIEELKELWESGVETYDCITFLLML; translated from the coding sequence ATGGATATGTCAAAAGACTGGATGGATACACCACGTCATGAGAAAGAATATCAAGTTGGTGTAGAAAGATTTTTACACTTTGCTTTCTCATCAAAGGGAGTTCCTCAAGGGGAAGAAATTCAATGCCCTTGTGCAAAGTGTTGTAATATATTTTGGTTAAAGAGAGATGACATATATGATCATCTAATATGTCACGGTTTTGTAAAACGTTATAGGCGGTGGTTTAATCATGGGGAATCACTTTTTGCTATGGATATTGACAGTGACATAGGCAGTGAATATAACTGCAATGATAACATTGATGAGTTGTTACGTGATAGATTTCGAGATAATACACAAGTTGACAGACAAAACATGGGGCCTAACGAATGTGCAAAGGAATTTTATAAATTGGTAGACGAGGCAAGCCAAGAACTATACCCCGGGTGCAAAGGATTCACAAGATTATCCTTTACCATTCGTCTTTACTTGTTAAAATGCTTGCATGGTTGGAGTAATGCGTCATTTACTTCTCTCTTGGAATTATTGAAAGAAGCAATGCCATATTTGAATATTCCTATTTCTTTTGATAAAACCAAGAATATGGTGAAGAACTTGGGTCTTGACTACCAAAAGATCGATGCATGTCGCAATGACTGCATGTTGTATCGGAACGGGTATGAGAATGACTCATCTTGTCATGTCTGTGGAATATCCCGTTATATTGagcatcatgaagaagaggatgaTGTTACTTCATCTAGAAAGCCTCGCAAAGTTGCTGCGAAAACTCTAAGGCATTTCCCTTTGATTCCCAGACTTCAACGGCTTTTTATGTGCACAAGAACTGTCGAAGCTATGTCTTGGCATCACAATGAGCGTGTTAAAGACGGGTCCTTAAGGCATCCTGCCAATGGTCAATCTTGGAAAGCATTTGACAATCGACATGAAGATTTTGCAAAGGAGCCTCGTAATGTGAGACTTGGATTAGCAAGCGACGGATTCAATCCATTCCGAACTTTGAGCAGTACACATAGTACATGGCCTGTTGTTCTGATGGTGTATAATCTACCCCCTTGGATGAGCATGAAGCCTGATTATTTTATGCTATCTTTACTCATTCCTAGACCACAATCACCGGGAAATGACATTGATATCTATCTTCAACCGTTGattgaagaattaaaagaattatGGGAGTCAGGTGTCGAAACATATGATTGTATCACGTTTTTATTGATGCTATAA